The Athene noctua chromosome 3, bAthNoc1.hap1.1, whole genome shotgun sequence genome includes a region encoding these proteins:
- the ST13 gene encoding hsc70-interacting protein isoform X2, producing the protein MDSRKLSELRAFVRLCRQNPGLLHSEELAFLREWVESMGGTIPPAPANASTEETTEEQPEEPVKSPEPESEESDLEIDNEGVIEPDNDDPQEMGDENVEVTEDMMDQANEKKIEAINALSEGELQKAVDLFTDAIKLNPCLAILYAKRASVFVKLQKPNAAIRDCDRAIKINPDSAQTYKWRGKAHRLLGHWEEAAHDLALACKLDYDEDASAMLKEVQPRAQKIAEHRRKYERKREEKEIKERMERVKKAREEHERAQREEEARRQAGGAQFGGFPGGFPGGFSGGFPGAMPGGMPGMAGMPGLNEILSDPEVLAAMQDPEVMVAFQDVAQNPANMSKYQNNPKVMNLISKLSAKFGNKP; encoded by the exons ATGGACTCGCGGAAGCTGAGCGAACTGCGGGCCTTCGTCAGGCTCTGCAGGCAAAACCCGGGGCTGCTGCACAGCGAGGAGCTGGCCTTTCTCCGCGAGTGGGTGGAGAG TATGGGAGGCACAATACCACCTGCTCCAGCCAATGCCTCCACAGAGGAGACAA CAGAGGAACAGCCAGAGGAGCCAGTTAAATCACCTGAACCAGAAAGTGAAGAGAGTGACTTAG aaatTGACAATGAGGGAGTGATTGAACCAGATAATGATGACCCTCAGGAAATGGGAGATGAAAATGTTGAG GTTACTGAAGACATGATGGATCAAGCTAATGAGAAGAAGATCGAAGCGATAAATGCTCTAAGTGAAG GTGAACTTCAGAAGGCTGTTGACTTGTTCACGGATGCTATCAAGCTGAATCCTTGTTTGGCCATCTTGTACGCCAAGAGGGCAAG TGTTTTTGTGAAACTGCAGAAGCCAAATGCTGCCATTAGAGATTGTGACAGAGCCATCAAGATCAATCCTGACTCGGCACAGACCTACAAATGGAGAGGAAAAGCGCATAG ACTCTTGGGTCACTGGGAGGAGGCTGCTCATGATCTTGCGTTAGCTTGTAAACTGGATTATGATGAAGATGCTAGTGCCATGCTGAAGGAGGTGCAACCAAGA GCACAGAAAATTGCAGAACATCGCCGAAAATATGAGCGGAAGCgtgaagaaaaggaaatcaaGGAAAGAATGGAAAGAGTGAAGAAGGCACGGGAGGAGCATGAGAGAGCACAAAGG GAGGAAGAAGCAAGACGACAGGCAGGAGGAGCTCAGTTTGGTGGTTTCCCAGGTGGCTTCccagg TGGATTTTCAGGTGGATTTCCTGGGGCTATGCCTGGAGGTATGCCAGGAATGGCAGGTATGCCAGGTCTCAATGAGATTCTCAGTGATCCAGAAGTCCTTGCGGCCATGCAG GATCCAGAAGTTATGGTTGCGTTTCAAGATGTTGCTCAGAACCCAGCAAATATGTCCAAGTACCAGAACAATCCCAAGGTCATGAATCTCATCAGTAAATTGTCTGCCAAATTTGGCAATAAGCCGTAA
- the ST13 gene encoding hsc70-interacting protein isoform X1, with protein MDSRKLSELRAFVRLCRQNPGLLHSEELAFLREWVESMGGTIPPAPANASTEETSKGKAEEQPEEPVKSPEPESEESDLEIDNEGVIEPDNDDPQEMGDENVEVTEDMMDQANEKKIEAINALSEGELQKAVDLFTDAIKLNPCLAILYAKRASVFVKLQKPNAAIRDCDRAIKINPDSAQTYKWRGKAHRLLGHWEEAAHDLALACKLDYDEDASAMLKEVQPRAQKIAEHRRKYERKREEKEIKERMERVKKAREEHERAQREEEARRQAGGAQFGGFPGGFPGGFPGAMPGGMPGMAGMPGLNEILSDPEVLAAMQDPEVMVAFQDVAQNPANMSKYQNNPKVMNLISKLSAKFGNKP; from the exons ATGGACTCGCGGAAGCTGAGCGAACTGCGGGCCTTCGTCAGGCTCTGCAGGCAAAACCCGGGGCTGCTGCACAGCGAGGAGCTGGCCTTTCTCCGCGAGTGGGTGGAGAG TATGGGAGGCACAATACCACCTGCTCCAGCCAATGCCTCCACAGAGGAGACAAGTAAG ggCAAAGCAGAGGAACAGCCAGAGGAGCCAGTTAAATCACCTGAACCAGAAAGTGAAGAGAGTGACTTAG aaatTGACAATGAGGGAGTGATTGAACCAGATAATGATGACCCTCAGGAAATGGGAGATGAAAATGTTGAG GTTACTGAAGACATGATGGATCAAGCTAATGAGAAGAAGATCGAAGCGATAAATGCTCTAAGTGAAG GTGAACTTCAGAAGGCTGTTGACTTGTTCACGGATGCTATCAAGCTGAATCCTTGTTTGGCCATCTTGTACGCCAAGAGGGCAAG TGTTTTTGTGAAACTGCAGAAGCCAAATGCTGCCATTAGAGATTGTGACAGAGCCATCAAGATCAATCCTGACTCGGCACAGACCTACAAATGGAGAGGAAAAGCGCATAG ACTCTTGGGTCACTGGGAGGAGGCTGCTCATGATCTTGCGTTAGCTTGTAAACTGGATTATGATGAAGATGCTAGTGCCATGCTGAAGGAGGTGCAACCAAGA GCACAGAAAATTGCAGAACATCGCCGAAAATATGAGCGGAAGCgtgaagaaaaggaaatcaaGGAAAGAATGGAAAGAGTGAAGAAGGCACGGGAGGAGCATGAGAGAGCACAAAGG GAGGAAGAAGCAAGACGACAGGCAGGAGGAGCTCAGTTTGGTGGTTTCCCAGGTGGCTTCccag GTGGATTTCCTGGGGCTATGCCTGGAGGTATGCCAGGAATGGCAGGTATGCCAGGTCTCAATGAGATTCTCAGTGATCCAGAAGTCCTTGCGGCCATGCAG GATCCAGAAGTTATGGTTGCGTTTCAAGATGTTGCTCAGAACCCAGCAAATATGTCCAAGTACCAGAACAATCCCAAGGTCATGAATCTCATCAGTAAATTGTCTGCCAAATTTGGCAATAAGCCGTAA
- the XPNPEP3 gene encoding xaa-Pro aminopeptidase 3, whose translation MSRLSGRRLVAAVRGWRGFSVCKSCALRRYSIQPAQQKKIPNRYLGQPSPFTHPHLLKPGEVTPGLSQVEYALRRHKLMALIQKEAHGWDGLDHTVILLSNPTYYMSNDIPYVFHQDTNFLYLCGFQEPDSILVLQSIPGKALPSHKSILFVPRRDPSRELWDGPRSGTDGAIALTGVDEAYTIEEFRPLVAKLKGESNIVWYDLTKPVHTELHSDYMQPLAEIKARNKNHIQGIRHLVQNLRLIKSPAEIERMKIAGRVTAEAFMETMFASKSPVDEAFLYAKFEFECRARGADILAYPPVVAGGNRSNTLHYVKNNQLIKDGELVLLDGGCESSCYVSDITRTWPVNGRFTKPQAELYQAVLDIQKSCLSLCSPGMSLENIYSLMLSLIGQKLKELGILKSSSTESHFFKAVRKYCPHHVGHYLGMDVHDTPDISRSLPLQPGMVITIEPGIYIPEDDVSAPERFRGIGVRIEDDVVITEDAPLILSADCPKEIYHIEQICGRSL comes from the exons ATGTCGCGCCTTTCGGGCCGGAGGCTTGTAGCGGCGGTGAGGGGCTGGCGCGGCTTCTCAG tTTGCAAGTCATGTGCTCTCCGAAGATATTCCATCCAGCCTGCCCAGCAGAAGAAGATTCCAAACCGGTATTTGGGCCAGCCCAGCCCCTTTACACACCCACACCTTCTCAAACCAG GAGAGGTAACTCCAGGACTGTCACAGGTGGAATATGCCCTTCGCCGACACAAACTGATGGCACTGATCCAGAAGGAAGCCCATGGCTGGGATGGATTGGACCACACAGTGATTCTGCTGTCCAACCCCACGTACTACATGAGCAATGACATCCCCTACGTTTTCCACCAGGACACTAACTTCCTGTATCTCTGTGGGTTCCAGGAGCCTGACAGCATCCTGGTGCTCCAGAGCATTCCTGGAAAAGCGCTACCCTCTCACAAATCCATACTTTTTGTGCCCCGGAGAGATCCAAGCCGAGAGCTGTGGGACGGGCCCAGATCAGGCACGGATGGAGCAATTGCTCTCACAGGAGTAGATGAAGCTTACACTATCGAGGAGTTCAGACCCTTGGTGGCCAAGCTGAAAG GTGAGTCAAACATTGTTTGGTACGACTTGACCAAACCAGTGCATACAGAGCTGCACTCTGACTACATGCAGCCCCTGGCTGAGATAAAAGCTCGGAACAAAAACCACATCCAGGGTATCCGACATCTGGTGCAAAACCTTCGGTTGATCAAATCTCCTGCAGAGATTGAAAGGATGAAGATAGCTGGACGGGTGACAGCAGAG GCTTTCATGGAGACCATGTTTGCCAGCAAATCCCCAGTGGATGAAGCCTTTCTGTATGCAAAG TTTGAATTTGAGTGCCGGGCTCGTGGTGCTGACATCTTGGCATACCCCCCTGTTGTTGCTGGTGGCAACAGATCAAACACTTTGCACTATGTGAAGAACAATCAGCTCATCAAG GATGGTGAACTGGTCTTGCTAGACGGTGGATGTGAGTCTTCCTGCTACGTAAGTGACATCACACGTACCTGGCCCGTCAATGGAAG GTTTACCAAACCCCAAGCAGAACTATATCAGGCTGTCCTGGATATCCAGAAGTCCTGCCTGAGCCTCTGCTCCCCAGGCATGAGTCTAGAAAATATCTACAGCCTCATGTTGAGCCTTATTGGACAGAAACTGAAAGAACTGGGGATTCTaaagagcagcagcactgagagTCACTTCTTCAAG GCTGTTCGGAAGTACTGCCCACATCATGTGGGCCATTACCTGGGCATGGATGTTCATGATACCCCAGATATATCCCGATCGCTCCCGCTCCAGCCAGGCATGGTGATAACCATTGAACCAG GCATTTATATCCCTGAGGATGATGTGAGTGCCCCAGAGAGGTTTCGTGGCATTGGTGTGCGCATTGAGGATGATGTTGTGATAACAGAGGATGCACCACTCATTTTGTCTGCTGACTGTCCCAAGGAGATCTACCACATCGAGCAGATCTGTGGCCGCAGCTTATGA
- the ST13 gene encoding hsc70-interacting protein isoform X3, translating to MDSRKLSELRAFVRLCRQNPGLLHSEELAFLREWVESMGGTIPPAPANASTEETSKEPVKSPEPESEESDLEIDNEGVIEPDNDDPQEMGDENVEVTEDMMDQANEKKIEAINALSEGELQKAVDLFTDAIKLNPCLAILYAKRASVFVKLQKPNAAIRDCDRAIKINPDSAQTYKWRGKAHRLLGHWEEAAHDLALACKLDYDEDASAMLKEVQPRAQKIAEHRRKYERKREEKEIKERMERVKKAREEHERAQREEEARRQAGGAQFGGFPGGFPGGFSGGFPGAMPGGMPGMAGMPGLNEILSDPEVLAAMQDPEVMVAFQDVAQNPANMSKYQNNPKVMNLISKLSAKFGNKP from the exons ATGGACTCGCGGAAGCTGAGCGAACTGCGGGCCTTCGTCAGGCTCTGCAGGCAAAACCCGGGGCTGCTGCACAGCGAGGAGCTGGCCTTTCTCCGCGAGTGGGTGGAGAG TATGGGAGGCACAATACCACCTGCTCCAGCCAATGCCTCCACAGAGGAGACAAGTAAG GAGCCAGTTAAATCACCTGAACCAGAAAGTGAAGAGAGTGACTTAG aaatTGACAATGAGGGAGTGATTGAACCAGATAATGATGACCCTCAGGAAATGGGAGATGAAAATGTTGAG GTTACTGAAGACATGATGGATCAAGCTAATGAGAAGAAGATCGAAGCGATAAATGCTCTAAGTGAAG GTGAACTTCAGAAGGCTGTTGACTTGTTCACGGATGCTATCAAGCTGAATCCTTGTTTGGCCATCTTGTACGCCAAGAGGGCAAG TGTTTTTGTGAAACTGCAGAAGCCAAATGCTGCCATTAGAGATTGTGACAGAGCCATCAAGATCAATCCTGACTCGGCACAGACCTACAAATGGAGAGGAAAAGCGCATAG ACTCTTGGGTCACTGGGAGGAGGCTGCTCATGATCTTGCGTTAGCTTGTAAACTGGATTATGATGAAGATGCTAGTGCCATGCTGAAGGAGGTGCAACCAAGA GCACAGAAAATTGCAGAACATCGCCGAAAATATGAGCGGAAGCgtgaagaaaaggaaatcaaGGAAAGAATGGAAAGAGTGAAGAAGGCACGGGAGGAGCATGAGAGAGCACAAAGG GAGGAAGAAGCAAGACGACAGGCAGGAGGAGCTCAGTTTGGTGGTTTCCCAGGTGGCTTCccagg TGGATTTTCAGGTGGATTTCCTGGGGCTATGCCTGGAGGTATGCCAGGAATGGCAGGTATGCCAGGTCTCAATGAGATTCTCAGTGATCCAGAAGTCCTTGCGGCCATGCAG GATCCAGAAGTTATGGTTGCGTTTCAAGATGTTGCTCAGAACCCAGCAAATATGTCCAAGTACCAGAACAATCCCAAGGTCATGAATCTCATCAGTAAATTGTCTGCCAAATTTGGCAATAAGCCGTAA